From Pseudomonadota bacterium, the proteins below share one genomic window:
- a CDS encoding DUF1028 domain-containing protein produces the protein MFFSKLRRGAAVALALGLSASLPASATWSVIITDSATGEVAIGSATCVPFVDLKREASVVRVGRGAGAAQSFVEPTGRNRGIIFDELANGTPPATILDILEAQDSGHQTRQYGIADTQGRAVGFSGSSNGAFANDVSGTSGSLAYAVQGNVITGQSVLDEAVSALLEPGDLPTRLMRAMIAARDQGGDGRCSCSPFDADGCGAPPPDFDKSADVGYMLVARVGDTDGTCSSNGCATGDYYMDLNVAFAAPSDPDPVDTLFAEFQAFRADKTGVPDHFRTLKIFTADTLPADGASVTRLVLVARDLRGARITSGGAAVSVTVDPASDVDATVQPVVDRNNGLYIVPIVAGQDAGEVSFKVTIDDGTGPVELQPQPVLELVPAAR, from the coding sequence ATGTTTTTCAGTAAGTTACGCCGCGGTGCGGCGGTGGCCCTGGCGCTGGGCTTGAGCGCGTCACTGCCGGCCTCCGCCACCTGGTCGGTCATCATCACCGACTCGGCCACGGGCGAGGTGGCGATCGGTTCGGCCACCTGCGTGCCCTTCGTCGACCTCAAGCGCGAGGCCAGCGTGGTGCGCGTCGGCCGCGGCGCCGGCGCGGCCCAGAGCTTCGTGGAGCCGACCGGCCGCAACCGCGGCATCATCTTCGACGAACTGGCCAACGGCACGCCGCCCGCCACCATCCTGGACATCCTCGAAGCCCAGGACAGCGGCCACCAGACCCGCCAGTACGGCATCGCCGACACGCAGGGCCGGGCCGTCGGGTTCAGCGGCAGCTCCAACGGCGCCTTCGCCAACGACGTGAGCGGCACCTCGGGCAGCCTCGCTTACGCGGTGCAGGGCAACGTGATCACGGGCCAGTCGGTGCTCGACGAGGCCGTCTCCGCCTTGCTCGAGCCAGGCGATCTGCCCACGCGCCTGATGCGCGCGATGATCGCCGCCCGCGACCAGGGCGGTGATGGCCGCTGCTCCTGCTCGCCCTTCGACGCGGACGGCTGCGGCGCCCCGCCGCCGGACTTCGACAAGTCCGCTGATGTGGGCTACATGCTGGTGGCCCGTGTCGGCGACACGGATGGCACCTGCAGCAGCAACGGCTGCGCCACCGGGGATTACTACATGGATCTGAACGTGGCCTTCGCCGCGCCGAGCGATCCCGATCCCGTGGATACCCTGTTCGCCGAGTTCCAGGCCTTCCGCGCGGACAAGACGGGCGTGCCCGATCACTTCCGCACCCTGAAGATCTTCACCGCCGATACGCTGCCTGCCGATGGCGCCAGCGTGACGCGCCTGGTGCTGGTCGCCCGTGACCTTCGGGGCGCACGGATCACCAGCGGTGGGGCGGCCGTGAGCGTGACCGTCGATCCCGCCAGCGACGTGGACGCCACCGTGCAGCCGGTGGTGGATCGCAACAACGGTCTGTACATCGTGCCCATCGTGGCCGGTCAAGACGCCGGTGAGGTGAGCTTCAAGGTCACGATCGACGACGGTACGGG
- the trpA gene encoding tryptophan synthase subunit alpha, translating into MSGTPSESITTAIEAARTAGRPALVPFFTAGYPSPDAFAATLREIAGAADVVEIGVPFTDPMADGMSIQRASHAALEAGVSLRWIFDQIEALDDRPTTPLLLMSYLNPLLAFGYEALAERAAQVGVAGFIVPDLPFEESAELREALTAKGVALVQLVSPLTSDERLPVVCGASGGFVYAVTTTGVTGGAGGLGDSVGTYLDRVRAASPLPVCAGFGIRSAADVQRLASHVDGVIVGSALVESLERGAAPATMLRELAGA; encoded by the coding sequence ATGAGCGGCACCCCGAGCGAGAGCATCACCACCGCCATCGAGGCAGCGCGGACGGCGGGCCGACCGGCCCTGGTGCCGTTCTTCACCGCAGGCTATCCCTCGCCGGACGCCTTCGCGGCCACCTTGCGCGAGATTGCTGGGGCGGCGGACGTGGTGGAGATCGGCGTGCCCTTCACCGATCCGATGGCCGATGGCATGAGCATCCAACGCGCTAGCCACGCGGCGCTGGAGGCGGGCGTGAGCCTGCGTTGGATCTTCGACCAGATCGAGGCCCTGGACGATCGACCGACCACACCCCTGCTCCTCATGAGCTATCTGAACCCGCTTCTCGCCTTCGGCTACGAGGCCTTGGCCGAGCGCGCGGCGCAGGTTGGCGTCGCCGGCTTCATCGTGCCGGACCTGCCCTTCGAGGAGAGCGCGGAGCTGCGCGAGGCCCTCACGGCCAAGGGCGTGGCCCTGGTGCAGTTGGTGTCGCCCCTGACCAGCGACGAGCGTTTGCCGGTGGTCTGCGGGGCGAGCGGCGGCTTCGTCTACGCCGTGACCACCACCGGCGTCACGGGCGGTGCCGGGGGCCTCGGGGACAGCGTCGGCACCTACCTGGACCGCGTGCGAGCGGCCTCGCCCCTGCCCGTCTGTGCGGGCTTCGGCATTCGCAGCGCCGCCGACGTGCAGCGCCTGGCGAGCCACGTGGATGGGGTGATCGTAGGTTCGGCCTTGGTCGAAAGCCTGGAGCGTGGCGCTGCGCCCGCTACCATGCTGCGTGAACTAGCCGGCGCCTGA
- the trpB gene encoding tryptophan synthase subunit beta yields the protein MSAVKDAAIDGEALLKALLEGRLPDERGRYGDFGGRYVPETLIPALQRLDAGVREILPAEAFEQAYRHELHTWVGRPTAMTHAPNLSEAWGADVWLKREDLAHTGAHKINNAIGQALLAKQLGAKRIVAETGAGQHGVATAAACARIGMPCRVYMGAVDTERQAPNVRRMHLLGAEVFPVTSGDATLRSAIDEALRDWVSDPEGTYYMLGSAVGPHPYPLLVRRLHSVIGHESREQLLAQAGGLPDAVFACVGGGSNAIGLFHGFLGDRDVEIFGVEAGGRGLSLGDHSATLARGKPGVLHGSYSMLLFDGNGQIQETHSVSAGLDYPGVGPEHSLLQQIGRVQYEAASDEESLEALAECCRTEGILPAVETAHAFAGARRWAKANPGKRVLIGCSGRGDKDVDTLAKVMPSLAAAPTAGASA from the coding sequence ATGAGCGCTGTCAAAGACGCAGCCATCGATGGCGAAGCCCTGCTGAAGGCACTACTCGAGGGTCGGCTACCGGACGAACGAGGTCGCTACGGTGACTTCGGCGGTCGCTACGTCCCCGAGACCCTGATTCCGGCTCTCCAGCGCCTGGATGCGGGCGTGCGCGAGATCCTGCCCGCGGAGGCCTTCGAGCAAGCCTACCGCCACGAGCTTCACACCTGGGTCGGCCGCCCGACAGCGATGACCCACGCCCCCAACCTCAGTGAGGCCTGGGGCGCCGACGTCTGGCTCAAGCGCGAAGACCTCGCCCACACGGGGGCACACAAGATCAACAACGCGATCGGTCAGGCCCTGCTAGCGAAGCAGTTGGGTGCGAAGCGGATCGTCGCCGAGACGGGCGCGGGGCAGCACGGCGTGGCCACCGCGGCGGCCTGTGCGCGCATCGGCATGCCCTGCCGGGTGTACATGGGGGCGGTCGACACGGAGCGCCAGGCGCCGAACGTGCGACGAATGCACTTGCTAGGCGCGGAAGTCTTCCCCGTCACCAGCGGCGATGCCACCCTGCGCTCGGCGATCGATGAGGCGCTGCGCGACTGGGTCTCCGATCCCGAGGGTACCTATTACATGCTCGGGTCGGCCGTCGGTCCCCATCCCTACCCGCTGCTCGTGCGACGCTTGCACTCGGTGATCGGCCATGAGTCGCGAGAGCAGCTGCTGGCGCAGGCGGGCGGTTTGCCCGACGCAGTCTTTGCCTGCGTGGGCGGCGGGTCGAATGCGATCGGCTTGTTCCACGGTTTCTTAGGTGACCGGGATGTCGAGATCTTCGGTGTGGAAGCTGGGGGGCGCGGGCTGTCGCTCGGCGATCACTCGGCCACCTTGGCGCGCGGAAAGCCCGGCGTGCTCCACGGCAGCTACTCGATGCTCCTATTCGATGGCAACGGCCAGATCCAGGAAACCCACTCCGTGTCCGCCGGCCTCGACTACCCCGGCGTGGGGCCCGAACACTCGCTCCTGCAGCAGATCGGTCGCGTGCAGTACGAGGCGGCAAGCGACGAAGAGTCCCTCGAGGCGCTCGCGGAGTGTTGTCGAACGGAAGGCATCCTGCCGGCGGTCGAAACGGCCCACGCCTTCGCCGGCGCCCGTCGTTGGGCTAAGGCGAACCCAGGCAAGCGCGTGCTGATCGGGTGCTCGGGCCGCGGCGATAAGGATGTGGACACGCTGGCCAAGGTGATGCCGTCGCTCGCCGCCGCCCCCACCGCAGGAGCGAGCGCATGA
- a CDS encoding phosphoribosylanthranilate isomerase produces MKICGVTSFEAIEAVSAAGADRVGFVFAPSPREVSAMQAKQLAMALPRHVERVAVFKHAAQDAVDEVLAAFPAHWVQADAASLAQVTLPPGVRPMPVLRDGEVASHDALPTNMLYEAPVSGQGVCADWDAAAGLAKQAWLMLAGGLHPGNVEQAIEHVRPAGVDVSSGVERAPGEKDPERIVAFVNAARNAAARLPAQVGD; encoded by the coding sequence GTGAAAATCTGCGGTGTGACCAGCTTCGAGGCGATCGAGGCGGTGAGCGCGGCGGGGGCCGATCGGGTGGGCTTCGTGTTCGCACCCTCGCCGAGGGAGGTGAGTGCGATGCAGGCAAAGCAGCTCGCCATGGCCTTGCCGCGACACGTCGAGCGGGTTGCCGTGTTCAAGCACGCCGCGCAGGATGCGGTGGACGAGGTGCTGGCGGCATTCCCCGCCCACTGGGTGCAGGCGGATGCGGCGAGCCTCGCCCAGGTGACCCTGCCGCCAGGCGTGCGCCCCATGCCTGTGCTGCGCGACGGGGAAGTCGCGTCGCACGACGCGTTGCCCACGAACATGTTGTACGAGGCCCCCGTGAGCGGGCAGGGCGTCTGCGCTGACTGGGATGCGGCGGCAGGCCTTGCCAAGCAGGCCTGGCTCATGCTGGCCGGCGGCTTGCATCCCGGCAACGTCGAGCAGGCGATCGAGCACGTACGCCCCGCCGGCGTCGATGTGAGTAGCGGCGTAGAACGCGCGCCCGGCGAGAAGGACCCTGAGCGCATCGTAGCGTTCGTGAACGCGGCCCGGAACGCGGCCGCGCGGCTCCCCGCCCAGGTGGGCGACTGA
- a CDS encoding indole-3-glycerol-phosphate synthase, with translation MSEDFLHTMAQASAARVVEARAALDEATLRERAFSSPPPPRLRMHDDGFDIIAEIKLTSPAAGVLASADTAIGERALAYAGAGAAAVSVLTEPTRFDGHLEHLREAAAALASTPTVAMRKDFLVDAYQLYEARLAGAGGALLIVRMLDDARLRELLDVAAECGLFVLLEAFDEDDLQRAAPLLSNPAAADAPPVLLGLNSRDLRTLAVDEGRFARCIDAFPSGVPAVAESGLESLADVARIAGLGYRWALIGSALMRDASPAVMLRQMLDAGRHAARGSGS, from the coding sequence GTGAGTGAGGACTTTCTGCACACGATGGCGCAGGCGTCCGCGGCGCGGGTGGTCGAGGCGCGGGCCGCGCTCGATGAAGCCACCTTGCGCGAGCGCGCGTTCAGCAGCCCGCCGCCACCGAGGCTGCGCATGCACGACGACGGCTTCGACATCATCGCCGAGATCAAGCTGACGTCCCCCGCCGCGGGCGTGTTGGCCAGCGCGGACACGGCCATCGGCGAGCGCGCCCTCGCCTACGCCGGGGCGGGTGCCGCTGCCGTGTCGGTGCTGACGGAACCGACCCGCTTCGACGGCCACCTGGAGCACCTGCGCGAGGCCGCCGCGGCGCTCGCGAGCACGCCGACCGTGGCGATGCGCAAGGATTTCCTGGTCGATGCCTATCAACTCTATGAGGCCCGTCTGGCCGGTGCGGGCGGCGCACTGCTCATCGTCCGCATGCTGGACGACGCCCGCCTGCGGGAGCTGCTGGACGTGGCCGCGGAGTGCGGCCTGTTCGTGTTGCTCGAGGCCTTCGACGAGGACGACCTGCAACGCGCGGCCCCCTTGCTCTCGAACCCGGCAGCGGCCGATGCACCGCCCGTGCTGCTCGGGCTCAACTCCCGCGACCTGCGTACCCTGGCGGTCGATGAAGGGCGCTTCGCCCGTTGCATCGATGCCTTCCCGAGCGGCGTGCCGGCGGTGGCCGAGAGTGGTTTGGAATCCCTCGCCGACGTGGCGCGAATCGCTGGCCTCGGCTACCGATGGGCGTTGATAGGGTCAGCCCTGATGCGCGATGCAAGCCCAGCCGTGATGTTGCGGCAAATGCTCGATGCCGGGCGACACGCCGCCCGGGGCAGCGGGAGCTGA
- the trpD gene encoding anthranilate phosphoribosyltransferase, translating to MASDAQALGDRARGWLAQLLEGRSLDEGQAGALLEALASGDLDPALAGGLLCALRAKGESAEEIRGFARAMRALAITPALDAQDSIDIVGTGGDGSGSLNLSTGVSLLTAACGLRVVKHGNRSVSSRSGSADVLGALNGALPPSPAEAGDCLDATGFTFLFAPHFHPAMKAIGPVRQALKARTIFNVLGPLTNPAAPPYYLLGAFSAPMARLMAQALAGLPLARGFVVHGAPGWDEATPCGPFELFDVRDGEVHHEVRDPESLGLARCAPQALAGGDAQVNATHLRAALAGDRAEAAHIDALVLGCALALEVSGRVASAAEGVELARETIDGGAARTWLERLQSWEPAG from the coding sequence ATGGCGAGCGACGCACAGGCACTTGGTGATCGGGCGCGCGGCTGGCTGGCACAGCTGCTCGAGGGGCGCAGCCTCGACGAAGGGCAGGCGGGCGCCTTGCTCGAGGCACTGGCGAGCGGTGACCTGGATCCGGCGCTCGCCGGCGGGCTGCTGTGCGCCCTGCGGGCCAAGGGCGAAAGCGCCGAGGAGATTCGTGGCTTCGCGCGCGCCATGCGCGCCCTGGCGATCACGCCCGCCCTCGACGCGCAGGACAGCATCGATATAGTCGGCACGGGCGGCGATGGGTCCGGTAGCCTCAACCTCTCCACCGGCGTCTCCCTGCTCACGGCCGCGTGCGGCCTGCGCGTGGTCAAGCACGGTAACCGCTCGGTCTCCAGCCGCTCGGGGAGCGCCGACGTACTCGGCGCCTTGAACGGGGCGCTGCCTCCCTCGCCTGCGGAAGCAGGAGATTGCCTGGACGCGACGGGGTTTACGTTTCTGTTCGCGCCGCATTTCCATCCGGCCATGAAGGCGATCGGCCCGGTGCGCCAGGCCTTGAAGGCGCGCACGATCTTCAACGTGCTCGGTCCCCTCACCAACCCGGCGGCGCCTCCGTACTACCTGTTGGGGGCCTTCAGCGCGCCGATGGCTCGCCTGATGGCGCAAGCCTTGGCAGGGTTGCCGCTGGCCCGTGGATTCGTGGTGCACGGCGCGCCGGGCTGGGATGAGGCGACCCCCTGCGGCCCCTTCGAGCTGTTCGACGTACGCGACGGCGAGGTGCACCACGAGGTGCGCGATCCCGAGTCCTTAGGGCTCGCGCGCTGCGCGCCGCAGGCGCTCGCCGGTGGCGATGCGCAGGTCAACGCGACGCACCTGCGCGCTGCGCTCGCCGGCGATCGAGCGGAGGCGGCGCACATCGATGCGCTGGTGCTGGGCTGCGCCCTGGCCCTGGAGGTGAGCGGTCGGGTAGCGAGCGCGGCCGAGGGCGTCGAACTGGCTAGGGAGACGATCGATGGCGGCGCCGCCCGGACCTGGCTCGAGCGCCTACAGTCTTGGGAGCCGGCAGGGTGA
- a CDS encoding aminodeoxychorismate/anthranilate synthase component II — protein MSATATTAAAARVLLIDNYDSFTFNLLQAFRELGAQVDVYRNDVLSIEQAEDLAPTHLVISPGPGTPDDAGCSMDFIAQFSGSIPVLGVCLGHQSIVQGLGGRISAAVTLMHGKSSPVSHDGDGVFAKLDNPFIAGRYHSLAVEEGSLPEVLRVTARTEDGEIMGVKHRELEVHGVQFHPESILTPLGNQRLGNFLALREA, from the coding sequence ATGAGCGCCACCGCGACGACGGCTGCGGCGGCACGGGTGCTGCTGATCGATAACTACGATTCCTTCACCTTCAACCTGCTCCAGGCCTTCCGCGAGCTCGGCGCACAGGTGGATGTGTACCGCAACGATGTGCTCAGCATCGAGCAAGCTGAGGACCTTGCGCCGACCCACCTGGTGATCTCGCCGGGCCCCGGCACGCCTGACGACGCCGGTTGTTCGATGGATTTCATCGCACAGTTCTCCGGTAGCATACCCGTGCTCGGGGTATGCCTCGGGCACCAGTCGATCGTCCAAGGGCTGGGTGGGCGCATCTCTGCGGCGGTGACCCTGATGCACGGCAAGTCTTCGCCGGTCTCCCACGACGGTGATGGCGTCTTCGCCAAGCTCGACAATCCCTTCATCGCCGGGCGCTACCACTCCCTTGCCGTCGAGGAAGGCTCGCTGCCGGAGGTGCTGCGGGTAACGGCGCGGACCGAGGACGGTGAGATCATGGGCGTCAAGCACCGCGAGCTGGAGGTGCACGGCGTGCAGTTCCACCCGGAGAGCATCCTCACGCCCCTGGGCAACCAACGGTTAGGGAATTTCCTCGCCTTGCGCGAGGCCTGA
- a CDS encoding anthranilate synthase component I family protein: MQDAFDIIADTETPVSAFLKLAPLRPRYLLESVESGLQVSRYSMLGFGEATEVTLTGERFDVDGVGRPLPQNREQLLDALRELLAHAPRPKPQLEGLPFAGGLVGSASYDLVRFFERLPTHAEDVLGEPLAAFVATRSVLVFDHLTRRVALLHEGTEGERRALRDEVVSLLRSGLPAHPTQGRFETGRQSMARGDYLSAVDRVKEYIRAGDVFQLVLSVSFGGDCDLDPFTTYRALRLINPSPYMYFVDVGGMQIVGSSPEALVRLQQGTASLRPIAGTRPRGASASEDQALKEELLADAKENAEHVMLVDLARNDLGRVAAPGTIEVAPYRHIEHYSHVMHMVSGVRGKLEAGRDAFDLFAATFPAGTLVGAPKVRAMEIIDELEPQRRGVYGGTVGYFGAGGGMDQAIAIRTLVFKDGAYRYQAGAGIVADSLPHREYDEVLAKGAALERALLMAAEGWA, encoded by the coding sequence ATGCAAGACGCATTCGACATCATCGCCGACACGGAAACGCCCGTATCGGCGTTTCTGAAGCTCGCGCCCCTGCGCCCTCGCTACCTGCTGGAGAGTGTGGAGAGCGGGTTGCAGGTGTCCCGCTATTCGATGCTCGGCTTCGGCGAGGCGACGGAGGTGACGCTCACCGGTGAGCGCTTCGATGTCGACGGTGTCGGCCGGCCCCTGCCGCAAAATCGCGAACAGCTGCTGGATGCCCTGCGCGAGCTTCTCGCCCACGCGCCGCGGCCCAAGCCCCAGCTCGAAGGTCTGCCCTTCGCGGGCGGCCTGGTCGGCAGCGCGTCGTACGATCTGGTGCGATTCTTCGAGCGCCTGCCGACCCATGCGGAGGATGTGCTGGGGGAGCCCCTGGCCGCCTTCGTCGCCACCCGCTCCGTGCTCGTGTTCGATCACCTCACGCGGCGCGTAGCCCTCCTGCACGAAGGCACGGAGGGGGAGCGGCGCGCCCTGCGCGATGAGGTGGTGAGCCTGCTGCGCAGCGGATTGCCTGCGCACCCGACCCAGGGGCGTTTCGAGACCGGTCGCCAGAGCATGGCGCGCGGCGATTACCTGAGCGCCGTCGATCGGGTGAAGGAGTACATTCGCGCTGGCGACGTGTTCCAGCTCGTGCTCTCTGTGAGCTTCGGCGGCGACTGCGACCTCGATCCCTTCACCACCTACCGCGCCCTGCGCCTGATCAACCCCTCGCCGTACATGTACTTCGTGGACGTCGGCGGGATGCAGATCGTGGGCTCTTCACCTGAGGCCCTCGTCAGGTTGCAGCAGGGCACGGCGTCCCTGCGCCCCATCGCCGGCACCCGCCCGCGCGGCGCCTCGGCCAGTGAGGACCAGGCCTTGAAGGAGGAGCTCCTCGCCGATGCGAAGGAGAATGCGGAGCACGTGATGCTGGTCGATCTGGCGCGCAACGACCTCGGTCGTGTGGCGGCACCGGGCACGATCGAAGTGGCGCCCTATCGGCACATCGAACACTACAGCCACGTCATGCATATGGTCAGCGGCGTGCGCGGGAAGTTGGAAGCGGGCCGTGATGCCTTCGACCTGTTCGCCGCCACCTTCCCCGCCGGCACCCTGGTGGGGGCGCCGAAGGTGCGTGCGATGGAGATCATCGACGAGCTCGAGCCCCAGCGACGCGGCGTCTACGGCGGCACCGTCGGCTACTTCGGCGCCGGCGGCGGCATGGACCAGGCGATCGCGATCCGCACGCTCGTGTTCAAGGACGGTGCCTACCGCTACCAGGCGGGCGCCGGCATCGTGGCCGATAGCTTGCCGCACCGTGAGTACGACGAAGTCTTGGCGAAGGGGGCCGCCTTGGAGCGCGCCCTGTTGATGGCAGCGGAGGGTTGGGCATGA
- a CDS encoding histidine kinase: MDHKGSDEDRSAEDRVLAAVDAERCRLARELHDGLGQALTGVLLLSSAEQDGVERSAGHLSALLAEAKERTRGLSRTLDPSAQASSLARLLGDLADQLSERFQRPFAVAASPPEVTLSGAQRQHLHHLIVDAVRYAMLHKGVTSITLSATQDAQLAVHMLASIAEGRVGLPPGEEAQGQACLALLRDRLRSLHGELDTAVEPTRVSVRLRWPHTPAATP; the protein is encoded by the coding sequence GTGGATCACAAGGGATCAGATGAGGACCGTTCAGCGGAGGATCGGGTGCTCGCGGCGGTGGACGCGGAGCGCTGCCGCCTGGCCAGGGAGCTACACGACGGCCTCGGCCAGGCGCTGACCGGCGTGCTTCTGCTCAGCTCGGCCGAGCAGGATGGCGTCGAGCGTAGCGCGGGCCACTTATCCGCCCTGCTGGCGGAGGCCAAGGAACGCACCCGCGGCCTCAGCCGAACCCTCGATCCCAGCGCCCAGGCGAGTTCCCTCGCCCGCCTCCTCGGCGACCTGGCCGACCAGCTGAGCGAGCGCTTCCAACGGCCCTTCGCGGTGGCAGCGTCCCCGCCGGAAGTCACGCTGTCAGGCGCGCAGCGCCAGCACCTGCATCACCTGATCGTCGACGCGGTGCGCTACGCGATGCTGCATAAGGGGGTGACCAGCATCACCTTGTCGGCGACGCAGGATGCGCAGCTCGCCGTGCACATGCTCGCGAGCATCGCTGAGGGTAGGGTCGGGTTACCGCCGGGTGAGGAGGCGCAAGGGCAGGCCTGTCTGGCCCTGCTGCGCGATCGCCTGCGTTCGCTGCACGGTGAGCTCGACACCGCGGTGGAGCCGACCCGCGTATCCGTGCGCCTGCGTTGGCCACACACCCCGGCGGCGACGCCCTAA